The Hymenobacter sp. DG01 genome has a segment encoding these proteins:
- a CDS encoding response regulator transcription factor yields MNSPIRLALVEDDPEVRALLHGYLCRQPELDCVLVADSVEEFMAQLPDLVQAPQVVLLDVHLPGLSGLDALPLIKQRLPDADVVMQTVFDDADRIYRALCAGASGYVLKNTPLDELKAAVLEVSRGGAPMSRAVARKVLAHFKPTPAVQSDLLSERERDVVKAIVDGLGDKQVAARLGLSVETVRTYVKRVYKKLQVSSRTELVSRHARGQL; encoded by the coding sequence ATGAATTCCCCGATTCGATTGGCTTTGGTAGAAGACGACCCCGAAGTGCGCGCTCTGCTGCACGGCTACCTGTGCCGGCAGCCCGAACTCGACTGCGTGCTCGTGGCTGACTCCGTAGAAGAGTTTATGGCCCAGCTGCCCGACTTAGTGCAGGCTCCCCAGGTTGTGCTGCTCGACGTGCACCTACCGGGCCTAAGTGGCCTAGACGCGCTGCCACTCATCAAACAGCGCCTCCCCGATGCCGACGTGGTCATGCAAACTGTGTTTGATGACGCCGACCGGATTTACCGGGCCCTGTGCGCCGGGGCCAGCGGCTACGTGCTCAAAAACACCCCGTTGGATGAGCTGAAAGCCGCCGTGTTAGAGGTCAGTCGGGGCGGCGCGCCCATGAGCCGGGCCGTGGCCCGCAAGGTGCTGGCGCACTTCAAGCCTACCCCTGCCGTACAGTCAGACCTGTTATCGGAGCGGGAACGAGACGTAGTGAAGGCCATTGTAGATGGCCTCGGCGATAAACAGGTGGCCGCCCGCCTAGGCCTATCGGTGGAAACGGTGCGCACGTACGTGAAGCGCGTGTACAAAAAGCTGCAGGTCAGCAGCCGCACGGAGCTGGTTAGCCGCCACGCCCGCGGTCAACTGTAG
- a CDS encoding glycoside hydrolase family 2 TIM barrel-domain containing protein translates to MSSFRRALLAPLLTFGGLLTLAACTRPSGQAASSALRPETFNQDWEFVKDVDTTVGPAFFGRAAEAARPWAAVGLPHTPRLEPVVTTARQWQGTCFYRRFFRVAAADTARRVAIRFEGAMQEADVYLNGRRLAHHQGGYLPFTVNLTPYLRPGAENCLLVRLNNQDNPAIPPGKPLKDLDFNYYGGLYRPVQLLVQDKLHITDAVESGRVAGGGLLLRYENVSEQQATLHLQAEIRNDYRTDRAARLRTVVLDAEGKEVARVLTDAPLLTPGGATAVRQTLPLAQPRLWTPARPYLYRVVTEVLDDKGRALDRQELTTGVRTIRFAPDGFYLNGQKTRLRGTNRHQEYPYLAYALSDEMQYRDAWKIKEAGFNFVRCSHYPPSPAFLQACDELGLLVMNSIPGWQFFGGEDFQRNSLQNVRDMVRRDRNHPSIVLWEAALNETDMSKPFMDQAHQAVHEELPFPTDVYTCGWLDYAYDVFIPARQHAKAPDYWHKYNKQKPILLCEYGDWEYYAQNAGFNQTAYAGLKEAERTSRQLRGQGERALIQQALNFQEAHNDNFIGPAIGDANWLQFDYKRGYAPDIESSGIMDIYRLPKFAFYFYQSQYGPTPDAQGFGKPMVYLASYAQASPTPRQVRVFSNCAEVELQLDGKPLARQRPDQDRYSDHLAHPSFTFTVPPFSTGTLRAVAYLNGQVAAEHTRRTPGPAHHLQLTFDRSGRDLTADRQDAVFVYATVVDAQGTPVPDAATPIRFAVTAGDAELLGDNPVAAEAGIATALLRAGRTPGTVRLTASAEGLPAATLSVRSVKP, encoded by the coding sequence ATGAGTAGTTTTCGTCGTGCCTTACTTGCTCCGCTCCTCACCTTCGGCGGGCTCCTGACGCTGGCCGCCTGCACCCGCCCGAGCGGCCAGGCGGCCTCCTCCGCCCTCCGCCCCGAGACCTTCAACCAGGACTGGGAGTTTGTGAAGGACGTGGATACGACGGTGGGACCTGCCTTCTTCGGGCGCGCCGCTGAGGCTGCCCGGCCCTGGGCCGCGGTGGGCCTGCCCCACACGCCCCGGCTGGAGCCGGTGGTAACCACCGCCCGGCAGTGGCAGGGCACCTGCTTCTACCGGCGCTTCTTCCGGGTGGCTGCTGCTGATACTGCCCGCCGCGTGGCCATTCGGTTTGAGGGAGCCATGCAGGAAGCCGATGTGTACCTGAACGGCCGCCGCCTTGCCCATCACCAGGGCGGCTACCTGCCCTTCACCGTAAACCTGACGCCCTACCTCCGCCCCGGCGCCGAAAACTGCCTGCTGGTGAGGCTCAACAACCAGGACAATCCAGCCATTCCCCCCGGCAAGCCTCTCAAAGACCTCGACTTCAACTACTACGGTGGCCTCTACCGCCCCGTACAGCTGCTAGTGCAGGACAAGCTGCACATTACTGATGCCGTGGAATCAGGGCGGGTGGCCGGGGGCGGGCTACTGCTCCGCTACGAAAACGTGAGCGAGCAGCAGGCCACCCTGCATCTGCAGGCCGAAATCCGCAACGACTACCGTACCGACCGGGCCGCCCGCCTGCGCACCGTGGTGCTTGATGCCGAAGGCAAGGAGGTAGCCCGCGTCCTCACCGATGCGCCCCTGCTCACGCCCGGCGGAGCTACTGCGGTGCGGCAAACGCTGCCCCTGGCCCAGCCCAGACTCTGGACGCCCGCGCGCCCCTACCTTTACCGGGTGGTGACGGAAGTGCTGGACGACAAGGGCCGCGCCCTCGACCGCCAGGAGCTGACAACTGGGGTGCGCACCATCCGCTTCGCGCCGGATGGCTTCTACCTCAACGGCCAGAAAACCCGCCTGCGCGGCACCAACCGCCACCAGGAGTACCCGTACCTGGCCTACGCCCTCTCAGACGAGATGCAGTACCGCGACGCCTGGAAAATCAAGGAAGCCGGGTTCAACTTTGTGCGCTGCTCCCACTACCCGCCCTCGCCGGCCTTTCTGCAGGCCTGCGACGAGTTGGGTTTGCTGGTGATGAACTCCATTCCGGGCTGGCAGTTTTTCGGCGGCGAGGACTTTCAGCGCAACAGCCTCCAGAACGTGCGCGACATGGTGCGCCGCGACCGGAACCACCCCAGCATTGTGCTCTGGGAAGCCGCCCTCAACGAAACCGACATGAGCAAGCCGTTCATGGACCAGGCCCACCAGGCCGTGCACGAGGAGCTACCCTTCCCGACCGATGTGTACACCTGCGGCTGGCTGGATTACGCCTACGACGTGTTTATTCCGGCCCGCCAGCACGCCAAAGCGCCCGACTACTGGCACAAGTACAATAAGCAAAAGCCCATTTTGCTCTGCGAGTACGGCGACTGGGAATACTACGCCCAGAACGCGGGCTTCAACCAAACGGCTTACGCGGGCCTGAAGGAGGCGGAGCGCACTTCGCGCCAGCTGCGTGGCCAGGGCGAGCGGGCCCTGATTCAGCAGGCCCTCAACTTCCAGGAGGCCCACAACGACAACTTTATCGGCCCGGCTATCGGCGACGCCAACTGGCTGCAGTTCGACTACAAGCGCGGCTACGCCCCGGATATCGAGTCGTCGGGCATTATGGACATTTACCGCCTGCCCAAGTTTGCCTTCTACTTCTATCAGAGCCAGTACGGCCCCACCCCCGATGCCCAGGGCTTCGGCAAGCCCATGGTGTACCTGGCCAGCTACGCCCAGGCCAGCCCTACCCCCCGGCAGGTGCGCGTGTTCAGCAACTGCGCGGAGGTAGAGCTGCAGCTTGACGGCAAGCCCCTGGCCCGCCAGCGCCCCGACCAGGACCGTTATTCCGACCACCTGGCTCATCCTTCGTTTACGTTCACTGTGCCGCCGTTCAGCACCGGTACGCTGCGGGCTGTGGCCTATCTGAACGGTCAGGTGGCCGCCGAGCATACCCGCCGCACGCCCGGCCCGGCCCACCACCTGCAGCTTACCTTCGACCGGAGCGGCCGCGACCTGACCGCCGACCGCCAGGACGCCGTGTTCGTGTATGCTACCGTGGTAGATGCCCAAGGTACACCTGTGCCGGACGCCGCTACCCCTATCCGCTTCGCCGTAACCGCCGGCGACGCCGAGCTACTGGGCGACAACCCCGTGGCCGCCGAGGCCGGCATTGCCACGGCCCTGCTGCGGGCCGGCCGCACCCCTGGTACAGTACGGCTTACGGCCTCGGCCGAGGGCCTACCGGCCGCTACCCTGTCGGTGCGCAGCGTTAAACCGTAA
- a CDS encoding ATP-binding protein, with protein MNRFARVVPLLCVVLLLWSDLAGAGPRTAPDSLRQLWRWPFHQQMRLAGATVTPATAPVVIGLLRRPDIPWRVQAELRANLAGHYLHENQPSLAIMQMLQTRRMALEDHDSLRAAVACEWLCYSYYLLKQPQPGIAYGREALRLVPRHTPAGYQELGGIYSNLASCALIVPDYKLAAYCDRQALQLARADGDTANVAVELANLAAIAHKQRQLPRMAALLDSAYAVYPPPRYVGVQLILDNLKGALAYEQGQYAAAAQLLGATLKTSYDHHQIHDEMSVLETLVPALERLGRYREALQHQRRYAVLQDSLFEESSARHARELQTLYATQQKEQQLARQRQRIASLQVSTGLHEAELTRRTTLFLAGLVGAGLMLVLVVVRQRARHLLESTAAAPRMRNRIAADLHDEVGTLLTRVNLQAELLRQNQPDPALDRLLTNSRAAASTMRDIVWSIDAQADTVGALLDRMRDHLDQTAAAVGLETELTTHGLNDQEALTPELRQHLYLVFKEAVTNAVRHARHATQLRVSLTRQQDQILLTVEDDGRSEGSTARSGMGLRNMQQRAAALRGSLRAAPHKDGGFGVRLSVPAQ; from the coding sequence ATGAACCGCTTTGCCCGCGTTGTGCCGCTGTTATGCGTGGTCCTGTTGCTATGGTCGGATCTGGCAGGCGCCGGGCCACGTACGGCGCCCGATAGTCTGCGGCAGCTATGGCGGTGGCCGTTTCACCAGCAGATGCGCCTGGCCGGAGCTACCGTTACGCCCGCTACGGCGCCGGTGGTTATCGGGCTGCTACGGCGCCCCGATATTCCGTGGCGTGTACAGGCGGAGCTACGGGCTAATCTGGCGGGCCATTACCTGCACGAAAACCAACCCAGTCTGGCCATTATGCAGATGCTGCAAACCCGCCGCATGGCCCTGGAAGACCACGACTCGTTGCGGGCAGCTGTGGCGTGCGAGTGGCTGTGCTACTCGTACTATTTACTTAAACAGCCCCAGCCAGGCATTGCCTACGGCCGCGAGGCCTTGCGGCTGGTGCCCCGGCATACGCCAGCTGGCTACCAGGAGCTAGGCGGCATTTATTCCAACCTGGCTTCCTGTGCGCTTATTGTGCCCGACTACAAACTAGCCGCCTACTGCGACCGGCAGGCTTTGCAGCTGGCCCGCGCCGATGGCGACACGGCCAACGTGGCAGTGGAGCTGGCGAACCTGGCTGCTATTGCCCACAAGCAGCGGCAGTTACCGCGCATGGCCGCACTACTCGACTCCGCCTACGCCGTGTACCCGCCCCCGCGCTACGTGGGCGTTCAGCTTATCCTCGACAACTTAAAGGGTGCCCTGGCCTACGAGCAAGGCCAGTACGCGGCAGCGGCCCAACTGCTCGGGGCCACGCTGAAAACCAGCTACGACCACCATCAGATTCACGATGAGATGAGTGTGTTGGAAACGCTGGTGCCCGCGCTGGAACGGCTGGGCCGCTACCGCGAAGCCCTGCAGCATCAGCGGCGCTACGCCGTGCTGCAGGACAGCCTGTTCGAGGAATCCAGCGCCCGCCACGCCCGGGAGCTGCAAACCCTGTACGCAACCCAGCAGAAGGAGCAGCAGCTGGCCCGGCAGCGCCAGCGCATTGCCAGCCTGCAGGTCAGCACCGGTCTGCACGAAGCCGAGCTGACGCGCCGCACTACGCTGTTTCTGGCTGGTCTGGTGGGCGCGGGCCTGATGCTGGTGCTGGTGGTAGTGCGGCAGCGCGCCCGGCACCTATTGGAAAGCACAGCCGCCGCCCCGCGCATGCGCAACCGCATTGCCGCCGACCTGCACGACGAAGTGGGCACACTGCTCACCCGCGTAAACCTGCAGGCCGAGCTGCTGCGCCAAAATCAGCCCGACCCTGCCCTGGACCGCCTGTTGACCAACAGCCGGGCCGCCGCCAGCACCATGCGCGACATCGTGTGGAGCATTGATGCGCAAGCCGATACCGTGGGCGCCCTACTGGACCGTATGCGCGACCACCTCGACCAAACTGCCGCTGCCGTCGGCCTGGAAACCGAGCTGACTACGCACGGCCTCAACGACCAGGAGGCCCTGACGCCCGAGCTGCGCCAGCACCTCTACCTCGTCTTCAAAGAAGCCGTTACCAACGCGGTGCGGCACGCCCGGCATGCCACCCAATTGCGAGTGTCGCTTACCCGCCAGCAGGACCAGATTCTGCTCACTGTGGAGGATGACGGGAGAAGCGAGGGTAGCACCGCCCGCAGCGGCATGGGCCTACGCAATATGCAGCAGCGGGCGGCGGCGTTACGCGGAAGCCTGCGGGCCGCCCCGCACAAAGATGGTGGGTTTGGGGTGCGCCTGTCGGTGCCGGCTCAGTAG
- a CDS encoding tail fiber domain-containing protein, translating into MRKLLRYALALSAALGLHAAQAQTPGGVGIGTSTPAASALLELNSTSKGLLPPRMTQAQRDAIPSPAVGLTIYNLDAAKLNTWNGFFWTDAVVGLSASANANGPKVLTFNFTGASQTWTVPPNVTSVQVDIAGARGRTIDNCSNCYRGGRGGRVQATLAVTPGQVLTIEVGGDRGYNPSTLYQDGGYNGGGRGSEPGGGATDIRIGGTALSNRVLVAGGGGGSGYYARGGPGGGLVGGDGLLPTGSNPTGTPGTGGTQTAGGATGGTQQQYCYCGTSPAGPGVGGSLTGGTSWGAAGGGGGYYGGGMSHGNAGAGGGSSYTDPTLATNVVHTQGYQNGAGYAKISFSFQPEAPVISLNNATTSQAAGSVIYSDGGKLTGNATKLAWDNANGRLGIGTGSPQAALHVAGAARVEGLAGSGARMVTTDNNGTLAAQALPELTINGLTLGLSGSNTVTLPAGADNLGNHTATQNLNLSTYQLVGNGGSTGLGLTSSGGLLLPAGVIQRGGAAVTSTSDLGLYSRVSGSYMRLVTNAAPIRFYSDDNSGTIPNVSFESNGNVGIGTGNAGASNRLDVQTTAARSGTHATGRPLYVTGDFDQAAGGAEFRHFNGTQGVGIGYNSLYAAGTNTNQSLNLIPKGSGGVGIGTTSPEALLDVNGNELVRGTLGFGASTRQMINLWGSEYGIGVQDGTQYFRSGGAFAWYAGGSPNAEQFNAGGGTQQMVLTNGRLGIGTGFNNAALPNGPLEIRQNSPYMVFHSPNNAWASLGLDANDGYKLKLSDGPNVGGANYMTFSGSNVGIGTTAPAYPLDVQRTVTPANFNYGYLNGSGQVNYATNNTGPVSIRATGRVLASEFNATSDRRLKSVLGLSDNAADLTLLSRIRITDYTMRDRVQYGDRRFKKVIAQEVEQVFPQAVNQHQGFVPDVYATATAAQLLPGDSLLHLTVPTLPAGVKAGQRVKLITGGSEMIGVVAQLPKGNALVVRGARQLAGQAVFVFGLEHPDVRTVDYEALSMLNVSATQELARKVALLEQQNAALQQQLQAQQGRLDQQQTSLTSQQAALQTLQAEAARTQDLTQRLQALENMLGTKASVK; encoded by the coding sequence ATGCGAAAACTTTTACGCTACGCGCTAGCCTTATCCGCCGCGCTTGGGCTTCACGCGGCCCAGGCGCAAACCCCCGGTGGCGTGGGCATCGGTACCAGTACGCCGGCGGCCTCAGCTTTGCTGGAACTGAACTCGACCAGTAAAGGCCTGCTACCCCCGCGCATGACCCAGGCCCAGCGCGACGCCATTCCGAGCCCGGCCGTGGGCTTGACCATCTACAACCTCGATGCGGCCAAGCTCAACACCTGGAACGGCTTCTTCTGGACCGATGCTGTGGTGGGTCTGTCGGCCAGTGCCAACGCCAATGGTCCCAAGGTCCTGACCTTCAATTTCACCGGGGCTTCTCAAACCTGGACCGTGCCGCCGAACGTGACCAGCGTGCAGGTGGATATTGCGGGTGCACGAGGCCGCACCATTGATAACTGCTCGAACTGCTACCGAGGCGGCCGGGGCGGTCGGGTGCAGGCCACGCTGGCCGTGACGCCAGGGCAGGTGCTGACCATTGAAGTGGGCGGCGACCGGGGCTATAACCCCAGCACGCTCTACCAAGACGGAGGCTACAATGGCGGCGGGCGCGGCAGCGAGCCGGGGGGCGGCGCTACTGACATCCGCATCGGCGGCACGGCCCTGAGTAACCGGGTGCTGGTGGCCGGCGGCGGCGGCGGCTCGGGCTACTACGCTAGGGGCGGGCCCGGTGGGGGCCTCGTCGGCGGCGACGGCCTGTTGCCTACCGGCAGCAACCCGACGGGGACCCCCGGTACCGGCGGTACCCAAACAGCCGGCGGCGCCACGGGCGGCACGCAGCAGCAGTACTGCTACTGCGGCACGAGTCCGGCCGGCCCGGGCGTGGGCGGGAGCCTAACCGGTGGCACCAGTTGGGGCGCGGCCGGTGGCGGGGGCGGCTACTACGGGGGCGGCATGAGCCACGGCAACGCCGGTGCCGGCGGGGGCTCGTCGTACACCGACCCGACACTGGCGACCAACGTGGTCCATACCCAGGGCTACCAGAATGGGGCTGGGTACGCCAAAATCAGCTTTAGCTTCCAGCCCGAAGCTCCGGTTATCAGCCTCAACAACGCTACTACCTCGCAGGCGGCGGGCAGCGTGATTTACAGCGACGGCGGCAAGCTCACCGGCAACGCAACCAAGCTAGCCTGGGACAACGCGAACGGCCGTCTGGGTATTGGCACGGGTAGCCCGCAAGCGGCACTGCACGTAGCCGGTGCCGCCCGCGTGGAGGGTCTGGCCGGCAGCGGGGCCCGCATGGTGACAACGGATAACAACGGCACCCTCGCGGCCCAGGCGCTGCCCGAGCTGACTATCAACGGCCTGACCCTGGGGCTCAGCGGCAGCAATACCGTAACCCTGCCCGCCGGTGCCGATAACCTGGGTAACCATACGGCCACCCAAAACCTGAACCTCAGCACCTACCAACTGGTGGGCAACGGCGGCAGCACGGGCCTGGGCCTGACCAGCAGCGGCGGCCTGCTGCTGCCGGCCGGCGTGATTCAGCGCGGCGGCGCGGCCGTTACCAGCACCTCCGACCTGGGGCTGTACTCCCGCGTCAGTGGTAGCTACATGCGCCTGGTAACCAACGCCGCGCCCATCCGCTTTTACTCCGACGATAACAGCGGAACTATCCCCAACGTGAGCTTTGAAAGCAACGGCAACGTGGGCATCGGGACCGGCAACGCCGGGGCCAGTAACCGCCTCGACGTGCAAACTACGGCCGCCCGCTCGGGCACACACGCCACGGGGCGGCCGCTCTACGTAACCGGCGACTTCGACCAGGCCGCGGGCGGGGCAGAGTTCCGGCACTTTAACGGCACGCAAGGGGTAGGCATCGGCTACAACTCGCTGTACGCCGCCGGCACGAACACCAACCAGTCGCTGAACCTGATTCCGAAAGGCTCGGGCGGCGTGGGCATCGGCACGACTTCGCCCGAGGCTTTGCTTGACGTGAACGGCAACGAGCTGGTGCGTGGCACGCTGGGCTTCGGGGCCAGCACCCGGCAGATGATTAACCTGTGGGGCTCGGAATACGGCATCGGCGTTCAGGATGGTACCCAGTATTTCCGTTCGGGCGGGGCCTTTGCCTGGTACGCCGGCGGCTCTCCCAATGCAGAGCAGTTCAATGCCGGTGGGGGAACCCAGCAGATGGTTCTGACAAATGGCCGGTTGGGTATTGGCACGGGCTTCAATAACGCGGCTCTACCCAATGGCCCGCTGGAAATCCGGCAGAATAGCCCGTATATGGTCTTTCATTCGCCCAACAACGCTTGGGCTTCTTTAGGGCTGGATGCCAACGACGGCTACAAGCTCAAGCTGTCGGATGGGCCCAACGTCGGCGGAGCTAACTACATGACGTTTAGTGGTTCCAACGTAGGTATTGGCACCACCGCACCGGCTTACCCCCTCGACGTGCAGCGCACCGTGACGCCCGCTAATTTCAACTACGGCTACCTCAACGGCAGCGGGCAGGTGAATTATGCCACCAACAACACCGGCCCGGTGAGCATTCGGGCCACGGGCCGCGTGCTGGCCTCCGAGTTCAACGCTACCTCCGACCGGCGCCTGAAGTCCGTGCTAGGCCTCTCCGACAACGCCGCCGACCTGACCTTGCTCAGCCGTATCCGCATCACCGACTACACCATGCGCGACCGGGTGCAGTACGGCGACCGGCGCTTCAAGAAAGTTATTGCCCAGGAAGTGGAGCAGGTATTTCCGCAGGCCGTGAACCAGCACCAGGGCTTCGTGCCCGACGTGTACGCTACGGCCACGGCAGCCCAGCTGCTGCCCGGCGACTCCCTGCTGCACCTGACCGTGCCTACCCTGCCCGCGGGCGTGAAAGCAGGGCAGCGCGTTAAGCTGATTACGGGGGGTAGCGAGATGATTGGAGTCGTGGCCCAACTGCCCAAAGGCAACGCCCTGGTGGTGCGCGGAGCCCGGCAGCTGGCCGGCCAGGCTGTGTTTGTGTTTGGCCTGGAGCACCCCGATGTGCGCACCGTGGACTACGAAGCCCTGTCTATGCTGAACGTGTCGGCTACCCAGGAGCTGGCCCGCAAAGTGGCCCTGCTGGAGCAGCAAAACGCCGCGCTGCAACAGCAGCTGCAGGCCCAGCAAGGCCGCCTCGACCAGCAACAAACGAGCCTGACAAGTCAGCAGGCCGCTTTGCAAACCTTGCAGGCCGAAGCCGCCCGCACTCAGGACCTGACGCAGCGCCTGCAGGCCCTGGAAAACATGCTGGGTACTAAAGCATCGGTGAAATAA
- a CDS encoding cellulase family glycosylhydrolase produces the protein MSDSLPFPGSARSGRWWLLAGFAWLLAGTPAALAQKTPSQAADVYTDAKGVLRWQGSKQEVALFGVNYTTPFAYSYRAHQKLGVNLEKAIDQDVYHLSRLGVDAFRVHVWDVEITDTLGNIIQNEHLRLLDYLVQRLKQRRIKIILTPIAYWGNGYPEKDTAQTGFSSIYPKGRAYNNERAVRAQENYLAQFLNHRNQYTGQLNREDPDIIAYEVCNEPHYRQPEAEVSRFVERMVQAMRSTGYKKPIFYNIAESPTVANAILNSPVQGFTFQWYPSALVGGHTLQGNMLPLVSQYPIPYAQDPRFSSKPRMVYEFESADILQPVMYPLMARSFRSAGMQWATQFAYDPLAIAFANTEYQTHYLNLAYTPAKALSLLIAGKVFRDVKRGQPFGAYPQDSVFNNFRVSYRAGVSELNTPEEFYYTSTTTTQPRKPAALRRLAGTGSSPLVTYEGTGAYFLDQLATGVWRLEVMPDAIPVRDPFATTSLRQPVVRIAWNTQPLRLSLPGLGSDFTVRGLNEGNTFQGQATDGTVRLQPGVYLVAARGKNTGAFTAQTQVGDIRLGEFVAPAPTPLPTQVVHTAPTQLPAGRPATLQATVAGADAADSLFLVAQHFYGRTRAVPMRRLTLTTAEATVPADLLYPGLLRYWVVVKHNGRSTTFPGGFAGSPQDWDYAPREHWEAQIVAAGAALPLFIAAQDQQRVEVGGVNGAGWADYVTSGNGQLALRLLQSPPSPTPIPFADATAPVAFLRAYFGDRLASRAAEAGAFRELVIRGRRGAGAGRARLVLTTRDAAAYVAEVELGDDLQEVRVPLSAFRPGAQLLLPRPYPSFLPLSFQTPGPATLPLAQAEVLQVLLEPAATPAPAANARPFLDLESIYLR, from the coding sequence ATGTCTGATTCCTTGCCTTTCCCTGGTTCCGCTCGTAGTGGCCGGTGGTGGTTGCTGGCCGGTTTTGCCTGGCTGCTGGCCGGCACCCCCGCCGCTCTGGCCCAAAAAACTCCTTCCCAAGCCGCCGATGTGTACACGGATGCTAAAGGCGTGCTGCGCTGGCAAGGCAGCAAGCAGGAAGTAGCGCTGTTTGGAGTAAACTACACCACGCCCTTCGCCTACTCCTACCGTGCCCACCAGAAGCTGGGCGTGAACCTGGAAAAAGCTATTGACCAGGATGTGTACCACCTTTCGCGCCTGGGCGTAGATGCCTTCCGGGTGCACGTTTGGGATGTGGAAATTACCGATACCCTGGGCAACATCATCCAGAATGAGCACCTGCGCCTGCTCGACTACCTGGTACAGCGGCTTAAGCAGCGGCGCATCAAAATCATTCTGACGCCCATTGCCTACTGGGGCAACGGCTACCCCGAGAAGGACACGGCCCAGACGGGTTTCTCCAGCATTTACCCCAAAGGCCGGGCCTATAACAACGAGCGGGCCGTGCGGGCCCAGGAAAACTACCTGGCCCAGTTCCTCAATCACCGCAACCAATACACTGGTCAGCTCAACCGCGAAGACCCCGACATCATCGCCTACGAGGTTTGCAACGAGCCCCACTACCGCCAGCCCGAGGCCGAGGTGAGCCGCTTTGTGGAACGCATGGTGCAGGCCATGCGCAGCACCGGCTATAAGAAGCCCATCTTCTACAACATTGCCGAAAGCCCGACGGTAGCCAACGCTATTCTTAACAGTCCGGTGCAGGGTTTCACGTTTCAGTGGTATCCTTCGGCCCTGGTGGGCGGGCACACGCTGCAGGGCAACATGCTGCCTCTGGTAAGCCAGTACCCCATCCCGTACGCCCAGGACCCGCGCTTCAGCTCCAAGCCCCGCATGGTGTACGAGTTTGAGTCGGCTGATATTCTGCAGCCTGTGATGTATCCGCTGATGGCCCGCTCCTTCCGCAGCGCCGGCATGCAGTGGGCTACCCAGTTTGCCTACGACCCGCTGGCTATTGCCTTCGCCAACACCGAGTACCAGACCCATTACCTGAACCTAGCCTACACCCCGGCCAAAGCCCTGAGCCTGCTGATTGCGGGCAAGGTATTCCGGGACGTGAAGCGGGGGCAGCCGTTCGGGGCCTACCCCCAGGATTCGGTCTTCAACAACTTTCGGGTAAGCTACCGCGCGGGCGTCAGTGAGCTAAACACGCCCGAGGAGTTTTACTACACCAGCACCACCACCACCCAGCCGCGCAAGCCCGCCGCCCTGCGCCGCCTGGCCGGCACCGGCTCCTCGCCCCTGGTAACCTACGAAGGCACCGGCGCCTACTTCCTCGACCAGTTGGCTACCGGCGTGTGGCGGCTGGAGGTGATGCCCGACGCTATTCCGGTGCGCGACCCGTTTGCGACTACCTCCCTGCGCCAGCCCGTGGTGCGCATTGCCTGGAACACCCAGCCCCTGCGCCTGAGCCTGCCCGGCCTGGGTTCCGACTTTACCGTGCGCGGCTTAAACGAAGGCAACACCTTCCAGGGCCAGGCCACGGACGGCACCGTGCGCCTGCAGCCCGGCGTGTACCTGGTAGCGGCCCGGGGCAAAAACACCGGCGCCTTCACGGCCCAAACCCAGGTAGGCGACATCCGACTGGGTGAGTTTGTGGCCCCGGCCCCTACCCCTCTCCCCACTCAGGTAGTTCACACGGCGCCTACCCAGCTCCCGGCCGGCCGGCCCGCCACCCTTCAGGCTACCGTGGCCGGCGCCGACGCGGCTGACTCCCTGTTTCTGGTGGCCCAGCACTTTTACGGCCGCACCCGCGCCGTGCCCATGCGCCGCCTTACCCTGACCACCGCCGAAGCCACCGTACCCGCCGACCTGCTCTACCCAGGCCTGCTACGCTACTGGGTGGTAGTGAAGCACAATGGCCGCTCCACCACCTTCCCCGGCGGCTTTGCCGGCAGCCCCCAGGACTGGGACTACGCCCCGCGTGAGCATTGGGAGGCCCAGATTGTGGCGGCCGGCGCGGCTCTGCCCCTGTTTATAGCCGCTCAGGACCAGCAGCGGGTAGAAGTAGGCGGCGTGAACGGGGCCGGCTGGGCCGATTACGTCACCAGCGGCAACGGTCAGCTGGCCCTGCGCCTGCTCCAGAGTCCCCCGTCCCCTACCCCCATTCCCTTCGCCGATGCCACCGCCCCCGTGGCCTTCCTGCGCGCCTACTTCGGCGACCGGCTGGCCTCGCGCGCGGCCGAGGCAGGCGCTTTCCGGGAATTGGTTATCCGGGGCCGCCGGGGCGCCGGGGCGGGCCGCGCGCGCCTCGTGCTGACCACCCGCGACGCGGCGGCTTACGTGGCGGAAGTGGAGCTCGGCGACGACCTGCAGGAAGTGCGCGTGCCGTTGTCGGCGTTCCGGCCCGGGGCCCAGCTGCTGCTGCCCCGGCCCTACCCCAGCTTCCTGCCCCTAAGCTTCCAGACGCCCGGCCCGGCTACCCTACCCCTGGCCCAGGCCGAAGTGCTGCAGGTGCTGCTGGAGCCCGCCGCTACCCCCGCTCCGGCCGCCAACGCCCGCCCCTTCCTCGACCTCGAATCCATCTATCTGCGCTAA